The window CGCGATTTCCGACAATCTGAACAGGGTCGGAGGCAGCAGCGCCCCGATCGCTTCCACGCTCCACCACGCGGCAAGCACGCCGAGGGCGGCGCCCGTCGCCGACAGCAGCAGGCCTTCGACGAGCAGTCCACGCGTCAACACCCAGCGCGAGGCGCCAAGCGCTGAACGCACCGCGATTTCGCGAGCGCGGGTCGTAGACCGCGCGAGGACGAGATTGGCCACGTTCGCGCACGCGATGAGCAACAGCATGGCGACCGACGCCAACAGCATGCGCATCGCTGGGCCCGCGTCGCCTACCAGCCAGGTGCGCAACGGCATCACGGTGCTGGTACGGTTCTCAAACCAGGCCGGGTAGGCTTGAGCCAGATCCGCGGTCACTGCGGCCATCCCGGCGCGCGCCTCAGGCACCGACACCCCAGGCGCCAGCCGGCCGATCACCGTCAGGAAATAGGCTTTGCCTGGGGCGTTACGGTCGCGGTCCTCACGCAGCGGCACATACGGGTGCCACACAAACTCGACTCCGGCCTGCGGCATCGGATATCCGAAGTCGGGCGCGAACACGCCGACAATCTGCCATGGCCCGTCGGCGGCAGGGATCGTTCTGCCCACCACTCCAGGGTCAGCAGCGAAGCGACGCCGCCAGAGGGCGTCACTGATGATCAGCACCCTGTGGAATCCTTCGCTCTCCTGTTCCGCAGTGAACACCGCGCCCAGCGAGGGTCGCACACGCAGCACTCGCAGCAGGCTGGCGCTGACGCCGCGGACCTCCACGGCCTTGAGTTCCGGGTCGGCTGGTGCGAAAGCGCTGCGGCCGAACGTGCCTAGATCTTCGAAGACCGACTTGGTGCGCGACGTCCAATCGAGGAAGTTCTGTGGCGCCGCCGGACCCGGTCGGCCGGTGGTCCGCGTCACCTCGAGCACACTCACCAGCCGGGATTCGTCCTCGAATGGCAGAGCCTTGAGCACCACCGCGTCCACCACAGAGAACATTGCGGTGGTGGCGCCGATGCCCAGGGTCAGCACGGCCAGGGCTACCAGGGTGAACCCGGGTGCCAGCCAGAGAGCGCGCCACGCGTGTCGCAGGTCAGTCCACATGCGAGTGAGTATGGCCGAAACACCCGGCCGCCTGATGCGTCCACATAATGTGCAACCCACTTCGGCTGGCGGCGAGCTCCCCACTACAGATCAGGCTGTTGGCCGATTCCCAACTCAATTCTTGACGCCCGGTAAGCAGGTGCGAGCGCGGCGCCCAGTCCCACCACCGCAACAATTGCCACGCTGCTGCCCAGAACCATCGGGTTGGCAGCGGCGACCTCGTAGACGTATCCCGCCATTAGCTGTCCCATCCACCACGCAAGGCCGGCGCCGACCACCACACCCGCCGCAACAACCCGTGTGCCCTGTGCGAGCATCAGGCCGAACACGTGTCCGGGTGTGGCGCCCAGACTGAGGCGCACGACCATCTCTCCGTGACGCTGGGCGCCTACAAACGCGAGTACTCCGAATACTCCGGTCCCGGCCAGGAGCAACGAGATGACACCAAACGTACTCATCAGGAACACACCCAGGCGCGACCACACGAGCGAACGAGTGACGACCTCGTCCATCAATTCGAAACGGATGGGAACGTTCGGATCCATCTGCTGAAACACTGCGCGAATCTGTGGAATCAGGAGTTCCGGTTGCGCACCGGCGGTGGTCAGGATGTAGTTCCGGCGCAATGGGGGCCGCTGGGCATCCACGAGGTAGATCGCCGGCTCTGGAAGGTCGTCGAGTCCCGCATAACGCACGTCCTCGACCACGCCGATGATGGCCGCAGTCTGCGGCTCAAACTTGT is drawn from Acidobacteriota bacterium and contains these coding sequences:
- a CDS encoding ABC transporter permease; translation: MWTDLRHAWRALWLAPGFTLVALAVLTLGIGATTAMFSVVDAVVLKALPFEDESRLVSVLEVTRTTGRPGPAAPQNFLDWTSRTKSVFEDLGTFGRSAFAPADPELKAVEVRGVSASLLRVLRVRPSLGAVFTAEQESEGFHRVLIISDALWRRRFAADPGVVGRTIPAADGPWQIVGVFAPDFGYPMPQAGVEFVWHPYVPLREDRDRNAPGKAYFLTVIGRLAPGVSVPEARAGMAAVTADLAQAYPAWFENRTSTVMPLRTWLVGDAGPAMRMLLASVAMLLLIACANVANLVLARSTTRAREIAVRSALGASRWVLTRGLLVEGLLLSATGAALGVLAAWWSVEAIGALLPPTLFRLSEIAINARVLAVAVSTSIVTGIVFGLLPAWQHSRSNVSSTLVQTAGGGTSGATRRRLRTGIMVAEVALAVVLLVGASLFLASFANVMRLDLGFDYKPLTMVRVNAILRSVPPEGRAAERERASAVVEDARMSVAGVSGIEAVAFMGTGGAPLSGGSAATALRVIDRPALANTESSVEIKAVSANYFDVMGMTMVRGDGFGGATRAAVGQSAIVISELAVQRFFGGDDPIGQSVQTGDGTVRTVTGVVRGSRVKGPEVDVVPEVFVPVGPATGMGGALIVRTRRGATPSPAQLKAAAETAGTVRVGAVQPLSALFDNLLKPRRLEYCVGRGLRRARAGHRHDRHLWRDVLHRRATGA